The Takifugu rubripes chromosome 3, fTakRub1.2, whole genome shotgun sequence genome contains a region encoding:
- the calcrl2 gene encoding calcitonin gene-related peptide type 1 receptor, with protein sequence MAILGGNESLTAHLKKRNMWRTVALSLIVGLLLIEVSQAEQEENFSNISTPLGMSQHQILAAQFECYLRIIHDPPRAEEGPYCNRTWDGWLCWADSFPGDVMQMCPNYFYDFDPSEKVIKVCNPDGQWFHHPESNRVWTNYTRCQANTKDKIKLAIGLYYLAMVGHGLSIVSLIVCLVIFSYFKSLSCQRISLHKNMFLSFIINSIVTIMWLSLSVANNQAINASNEVSCKVLAVLTQYTLTSNIFWMLCEGIYLHTLIIVAVFVGEQQLFWYYVLGWGFPFVPAITYAVARGIFFNDKCWMSSHTHLVYIIHGPIYAALIVNFFFLLNIVRVLITKLKETHHAETTTYMKAVRATLILIPLLGAQFILFPWRPDECSNCTIYDFVFHIFCHFQGLAVAIIVCFCNAEAQAALHRKWVQWQSSCGKSKWVETPPTSNHFSSTSITETSCSSLGPAAAASALSKLPVTHAAKHQKAGEEQNMQQR encoded by the exons ATGGCGATATTGGGAGGAAATGAAAGTTTGACAGCTCACTTAAAGAAGAG aaacatgtggAGGACCGTAGCTCTTTCTCTGATAGTTGGGCTGTTGTTGATTGAG GTGTCCCAggctgagcaggaggagaatTTCAGCAACATATCCACCCCACTAGGAATGTCCCAGCACCAGATTCTGGCTGCCCAGTTTGAGTGCTACTTGAGGATAATCCATGATCCACCGCGGGCGGAAGAAG GTCCTTACTGTAACCGTACGTGGGACGGCTGGCTTTGCTGGGCAGACTCTTTTCCAGGAGATGTTATGCAAATGTGTCCAAATTACTTTTATGACTTTGACCCTTCTG AGAAAGTAATCAAAGTGTGTAACCCTGATGGCCAGTGGTTTCACCATCCAGAGAGTAATCGAGTCTGGACCAATTACACTCGGTGTCAGGCCAACACCAAAGACAAAATAAAG CTTGCCATTGGTCTCTACTATCTGGCCATGGTAGGTCATGGGCTCTCTATTGTGTCCTTGATCGTCTGTCTGGTCATTTTCTCCTATTTCAA GAGTCTCAGCTGCCAGAGAATCTCCCTCCATAAGAATATGTTTCTCTCCTTCATCATTAACTCCATCGTCACCATCATGTGGCTCTCGCTCTCTGTGGCAAATAACCAAGCAATAAATGCCAGCAATGAA GTAAGCTGCAAAGTCCTGGCAGTGCTGACGCAGTACACACTCACCTCCAACATTTTCTGGATGTTGTGTGAAGGGATCTATCTGCACACCCTCATTATAGTGGCCGTGTTTGTCGGGGAACAGCAACTCTTCTGGTACTATGTTCTGGGATGGG GATTTCCCTTTGTTCCTGCCATCACTTATGCCGTTGCTCGTGGGATTTTCTTTAACGACAA ATGCTGGATGAGTTCACATACACACCTGGTCTACATCATTCATGGGCCAATATATGCTGCACTGATT GTGaacttcttttttctcctgaaCATTGTACGGGTCCTGATCACCAAGTTGAAAGAGACCCACCATGCTGAGACCACCACCTACATGAAGGCAGTGAGAGCGACACTCATCCTCATCCCTCTGCTTGGAGCCCAGTTCATCCTCTTCCCCTGGAGACCAGACGAATGCAGCAACTGCACCATCTATGACtttgttttccacattttttGCCATTTCCAG GGACTCGCAGTTGCAATCATAGTGTGCTTCTGCAACGCCGAG GCCCAGGCAGCGCTGCATAGGAAGTGGGTTCAGTGGCAGTCCAGCTGCGGTAAATCCAAATGGGTCGAAACTCCCCCGACCAGCAACCACTTCAGCAGCACCTCCATAACcgaaaccagctgcagcagcctggggCCAGCGGCTGCTGCCTCCGCTCTATCAAAACTTCCTGTCACACATGCAGCCAAGCACCAAAAGGCAGGAGAAGAGCAAAATATGCAGCAACGGTGA